One segment of Streptomyces bathyalis DNA contains the following:
- a CDS encoding ROK family transcriptional regulator, whose protein sequence is MAVPPNSQQEMRQRNLSRVLYAVAAAGPVSRASIAARIGLTRASVSTLVEELLRAGFLVELGPGRSGGVGRPGNALALTGMGPCGIGAEIGVDHLTVCAVDLGGRVRVREGDERPNGEAGADSVLRRLNSLLDRVVTDAGAAGLRPAGLAVAVPGLVSRSSTNVVRAPNLGWHDTDLAAHLAPAGPPLPLRVENEANFAALAELWLSGESTARRDFIHVSAEVGIGAGVVLDGELLRGTRGFAGELGHVPVQPDGPRCACGGSGCLEQYAGEAALLRAAGIAVRGAGGRTAALARLRARAEDGDEASLRALRRAGKALGIALTGAVNLLDPRAVLLGGALAGLAPWLLPPLERELRQRTAAPDAVPEVAVSAVGSDGPSLGAAHSVVRSVLDDPLPYAVAR, encoded by the coding sequence ATGGCAGTCCCGCCCAACTCGCAGCAGGAGATGCGTCAGCGCAATCTCTCGCGTGTGCTGTACGCGGTGGCCGCCGCCGGTCCGGTGTCGCGTGCCTCCATCGCCGCGAGGATCGGGCTGACGCGTGCCTCTGTCTCCACGCTCGTGGAAGAGCTGCTGCGCGCGGGCTTCCTCGTCGAGCTGGGTCCGGGACGTTCCGGCGGCGTGGGCAGGCCCGGCAACGCGCTCGCCCTCACCGGCATGGGCCCGTGCGGCATCGGTGCCGAGATCGGCGTCGATCATCTGACCGTGTGCGCCGTCGACCTCGGAGGCCGGGTCCGGGTCCGTGAGGGCGATGAGAGACCCAACGGCGAGGCCGGGGCCGACTCCGTGCTGCGGCGGCTGAATTCGCTCCTCGACCGCGTCGTCACGGATGCCGGCGCCGCGGGGCTGCGCCCGGCGGGCCTGGCCGTCGCCGTGCCCGGGCTCGTCAGCCGTTCGTCGACGAACGTGGTGCGCGCGCCGAACCTCGGCTGGCACGACACGGACCTCGCGGCGCATCTCGCACCGGCAGGACCACCGCTTCCGCTGAGGGTGGAGAACGAGGCCAACTTCGCTGCGCTGGCGGAGCTTTGGCTCTCGGGAGAGAGCACGGCACGGCGTGACTTCATCCATGTCTCGGCCGAGGTCGGCATCGGTGCCGGGGTCGTCCTCGACGGTGAACTCCTGCGCGGCACCAGGGGGTTCGCCGGGGAACTGGGCCATGTCCCGGTGCAGCCCGACGGGCCGCGCTGCGCGTGCGGCGGCTCCGGATGCCTCGAACAGTACGCCGGAGAGGCGGCGTTGCTGCGCGCCGCGGGCATCGCGGTACGCGGCGCCGGCGGGCGCACCGCGGCGCTGGCACGGCTGCGCGCCCGGGCCGAGGACGGCGACGAGGCCTCGCTGCGGGCTCTGCGCCGCGCGGGCAAGGCACTTGGCATCGCGCTGACCGGCGCGGTCAACCTCCTCGATCCGCGGGCGGTGCTGCTCGGCGGCGCCCTCGCCGGGCTGGCACCGTGGCTACTGCCCCCGCTGGAGCGGGAGTTGCGGCAGCGCACGGCGGCTCCGGACGCGGTGCCCGAGGTAGCTGTCTCGGCTGTCGGCAGCGACGGTCCGTCACTGGGCGCGGCGCACTCGGTCGTACGGTCCGTGCTCGACGACCCGTTGCCGTACGCCGTCGCGCGCTGA
- a CDS encoding lipase maturation factor family protein, whose translation MDWFAASDYWLTRLVLQRALAGIYLVAFVSGALQFRALIGERGLTPVTRFVRHAPFRAFPSLFQWRCSDRLFACVCWGGAALSAAIVAGAADAVPLWASMLMWAVLWLAYLSIVNVGQIWYSFGWESLLLEAGFLAVFLGNDEIAPPVLVLWLLRWLAFRLEFGAGLIKWRGDRCWRELTCLDYHHETQPMPGPLSWFFHRLPKPLHRVETAANHVAQLVVPFGLLMPQPVATFAAAIVIVTQLWLVLSGNFSWLNWLTIVIALAAVDSSAFSGPPPSFAAPPLWYVVVVCAVTALVLALSYWPVRNMISRGQQMNASFNSLHLVNTYGAFGSVTRVRHEIVLEGTDEEAPDGETVWREYDFKGKPGDVSRLPRQFAPYHLRLDWQMWFAALSPAYAAGWFEPFVARLLEGDRDTLRLLRRNPFPHEPPTHVRALLYRYRFTTREERRETGEWWHRTLVREFLPPVRAATDADRAR comes from the coding sequence ATGGACTGGTTTGCGGCATCCGACTACTGGCTGACCCGGCTCGTGCTCCAGAGGGCACTGGCCGGCATCTATCTGGTCGCTTTCGTCTCGGGAGCGCTGCAGTTCCGGGCGCTGATCGGTGAGCGCGGCCTGACGCCGGTGACGCGGTTCGTGCGGCATGCGCCCTTCCGCGCCTTCCCGAGCCTCTTCCAGTGGCGCTGCTCCGACCGGCTGTTCGCATGCGTGTGCTGGGGCGGTGCGGCGCTGTCGGCGGCGATCGTGGCGGGTGCCGCGGACGCCGTGCCGTTGTGGGCGTCGATGCTGATGTGGGCCGTGCTGTGGCTCGCGTATCTCTCGATCGTCAACGTGGGGCAGATCTGGTACAGCTTCGGCTGGGAGTCGCTGCTGCTGGAGGCCGGCTTCCTTGCGGTGTTCCTCGGCAACGACGAGATCGCTCCGCCTGTGCTCGTGCTCTGGCTGCTGCGCTGGCTGGCCTTCCGGCTGGAGTTCGGCGCGGGGCTGATCAAGTGGCGCGGTGACCGCTGCTGGCGGGAGCTGACATGCCTGGACTACCACCATGAGACGCAGCCGATGCCGGGTCCGCTGAGCTGGTTCTTCCACCGGCTGCCGAAGCCGCTGCACCGCGTGGAGACGGCGGCCAATCATGTGGCCCAACTGGTGGTGCCCTTCGGGCTGCTGATGCCGCAGCCGGTTGCCACGTTCGCGGCAGCGATCGTCATCGTCACCCAGCTGTGGCTCGTGCTGTCCGGCAACTTCTCGTGGCTGAACTGGCTGACGATCGTCATCGCCCTTGCCGCCGTGGACAGTTCGGCCTTCTCCGGGCCGCCGCCGTCCTTCGCCGCGCCGCCGTTGTGGTACGTGGTGGTGGTCTGCGCCGTCACGGCGCTCGTACTGGCGCTGAGCTATTGGCCCGTGCGCAACATGATCAGCCGGGGCCAGCAGATGAACGCCTCCTTCAACTCCCTGCATCTGGTGAACACTTACGGTGCCTTCGGCAGCGTCACCCGGGTGCGGCACGAGATCGTCCTGGAGGGCACCGACGAGGAAGCGCCCGATGGGGAGACGGTCTGGCGGGAGTACGACTTCAAGGGCAAGCCCGGTGATGTGAGCCGTCTGCCGCGCCAGTTCGCTCCGTACCATCTGCGCCTGGACTGGCAGATGTGGTTCGCCGCCCTCTCCCCCGCGTATGCGGCCGGCTGGTTCGAACCCTTCGTGGCCCGCCTGCTCGAGGGTGACCGCGACACGCTGCGGCTGCTGCGCCGCAACCCCTTCCCGCACGAACCGCCCACGCACGTACGGGCGTTGCTGTACCGCTACCGGTTCACGACACGCGAGGAGCGGCGCGAGACGGGCGAGTGGTGGCACCGCACTCTGGTGCGCGAGTTCCTGCCGCCCGTGCGGGCTGCGACGGACGCGGACCGGGCGCGTTAG
- a CDS encoding acetylxylan esterase yields the protein MPLTDMPLEQLRSYRPETAAPEDFEDFWAGTLSTAREAARAAPPPTFPRITDSPLRTVDVHDVRFPGWDGQPVAAWLLVPRGADAPLPTIVNYIGYGGGRGLHTEHLLWSAAGYAHLVVDSRGQGHATPDPDPVPGPHYVGGFMTRGIDGPEHHYYRRLITDAVRAAETVRGHPAVDPARVIVTGHSQGGGLALAVAALAGTEVAAALIDVPFLCHIRRGAELAVAGPYPEIAHYLGVHMRDDPESVFSTLDYFDGLHFARRAAVPALFSVALMDPVCPPSTGFAAYNHYAHSDKEVVVWQFGDHGGGRGSQTLHQLRWLEGRGLGPDGAQGTT from the coding sequence ATGCCGCTGACCGACATGCCGCTGGAGCAACTGCGCAGCTACCGGCCCGAGACCGCCGCACCGGAGGACTTCGAGGACTTCTGGGCCGGCACCCTCTCCACAGCCCGGGAAGCGGCACGCGCGGCACCGCCCCCGACCTTCCCACGCATCACGGACTCCCCACTGCGCACCGTGGACGTCCACGACGTGCGCTTCCCGGGCTGGGACGGGCAGCCCGTGGCGGCGTGGCTGCTGGTGCCGCGGGGCGCGGACGCACCGCTGCCCACCATCGTCAACTACATCGGCTACGGCGGCGGAAGAGGACTCCACACGGAACATCTGCTGTGGAGCGCGGCGGGCTACGCCCACCTCGTCGTCGACAGCCGGGGCCAGGGCCACGCCACCCCCGACCCCGATCCGGTTCCGGGACCGCACTACGTGGGCGGCTTCATGACCCGCGGCATCGACGGCCCCGAACATCACTACTACCGCCGTCTCATCACCGACGCGGTGCGGGCGGCCGAGACCGTGCGAGGCCACCCCGCGGTCGATCCGGCTCGCGTGATCGTCACCGGCCACAGTCAGGGAGGCGGTCTGGCCCTCGCAGTCGCAGCCCTCGCCGGGACGGAGGTCGCGGCGGCACTCATCGACGTGCCCTTCCTGTGCCACATCCGGCGCGGCGCCGAGCTCGCCGTGGCCGGCCCGTACCCGGAGATCGCGCACTATCTCGGAGTCCACATGCGTGACGACCCCGAGAGTGTCTTCTCCACGCTCGACTACTTCGACGGGCTGCACTTCGCCCGGCGTGCCGCGGTGCCCGCGCTCTTCAGCGTCGCTCTGATGGACCCCGTCTGCCCGCCGTCCACCGGCTTCGCCGCGTACAACCACTACGCGCACTCCGACAAGGAGGTCGTGGTCTGGCAGTTCGGCGACCACGGCGGAGGGCGGGGCTCGCAGACCCTCCATCAGCTGCGCTGGCTCGAAGGCCGCGGACTCGGGCCGGACGGTGCGCAAGGGACCACCTGA
- a CDS encoding DUF4239 domain-containing protein has product MPEWLVLILAILTACAAVTWAVVLRQRRADGDDPSETPDVIEYMTMMTGVVYAIVLGLAIAGVWEARNVADGVATDEAQALHEVHERARAVPAVHRERIRSDVAAYVHHTVATEWPYMVEHGRLTPHGGKLLADLRKDVLDWEPSTAREEQAYAALADRVAAVDAARTSRAGSAEPTLPGVVWLGLFAGAVVSVGMLFALQIQRSTRELLLAGIFTALIAFLLFLVRHFDEPFARGLTDPAGAFTALFPQAGGNVTAG; this is encoded by the coding sequence GTGCCCGAATGGCTGGTCCTCATCCTCGCGATCCTCACCGCTTGCGCCGCCGTGACCTGGGCCGTCGTGCTCCGGCAGCGGCGCGCGGACGGTGACGACCCCTCCGAAACCCCCGACGTGATCGAGTACATGACGATGATGACCGGGGTCGTGTACGCGATCGTGCTCGGCCTGGCCATCGCGGGCGTCTGGGAGGCACGCAACGTCGCCGACGGCGTGGCCACCGACGAGGCACAGGCCCTCCACGAGGTCCATGAACGCGCGCGTGCCGTGCCCGCCGTCCATCGCGAGCGGATCAGGTCGGACGTCGCCGCCTATGTGCATCACACCGTCGCCACGGAGTGGCCCTACATGGTCGAGCATGGCCGGCTCACCCCTCACGGCGGCAAGTTGCTGGCGGACCTGCGCAAGGACGTACTGGACTGGGAGCCGAGCACGGCACGCGAGGAGCAGGCCTACGCGGCACTGGCGGACAGGGTCGCGGCGGTCGACGCCGCACGCACCAGCCGTGCGGGCAGTGCGGAGCCGACTCTGCCGGGCGTCGTCTGGCTGGGACTGTTCGCCGGTGCGGTGGTGTCGGTCGGGATGCTCTTCGCCCTGCAGATCCAGCGATCGACGAGAGAGCTGCTGCTGGCCGGTATCTTCACCGCGCTGATCGCGTTCCTGCTCTTCCTCGTGCGGCATTTCGACGAGCCGTTCGCACGCGGCCTGACCGATCCGGCCGGAGCGTTCACAGCGCTCTTTCCCCAGGCAGGCGGCAACGTCACAGCCGGATGA
- a CDS encoding acyl-CoA synthetase produces MSLLLPALHTESSRIALRFGERALSYRQLAAAAGEMATRIGDAGRIAVWATPTLETAVAVVGALLAGIPVVPVNPRSGERELAHVVADSAPAMVLAEPDAELPEALAAVPRTDIVVTAEADATAWNLAPEPNAESPALIVYTSGTTGPPKGVVLSRRAVAVTLDALEDAWQWTGDDVVVHALPLFHVHGLILGVLGPLRRGGSLHHLGRFSTQGVADALTGGGTMLFGVPTMYHRLADALDSEPGLVEALSGARLLVSGSAPLPLDDHRRITAATGRHVIERYGMTETLMNTSVRADGEPRPGTVGVPLRDVDLRLVDDAGKRIGTGGEESAEGTDVVGEVQVRGPNLFTEYLNRPDATAGVFDGGWFRTGDMATRDADGYVRLVGRKATDLIKSGGYKIGAGEIENVLLSHPGVAEAAVTAAPDPDLGEHVVAWIVPADPASPPPAEELADFVAGQLAPHKRPRSVHFRDALPRNDMGKILKRELTGPPEPSQPAD; encoded by the coding sequence GTGTCACTGCTCCTGCCCGCGCTGCACACCGAGTCCAGCCGCATTGCGCTGCGCTTCGGTGAGCGTGCCCTCAGCTACCGGCAACTCGCGGCCGCGGCGGGCGAGATGGCCACCCGCATCGGTGACGCGGGACGGATCGCGGTGTGGGCGACCCCCACCCTGGAGACGGCCGTCGCCGTCGTGGGCGCGCTGCTGGCCGGAATTCCGGTGGTGCCGGTCAACCCGCGCAGCGGCGAGCGCGAGCTGGCGCACGTCGTCGCCGACAGCGCACCCGCCATGGTTCTGGCAGAGCCGGACGCCGAGCTGCCGGAGGCACTGGCCGCGGTTCCCCGCACGGACATCGTCGTCACGGCGGAAGCCGATGCCACAGCGTGGAACCTCGCACCCGAGCCCAACGCCGAATCGCCGGCGCTCATCGTCTACACCTCCGGCACCACCGGACCACCCAAGGGCGTCGTCCTCTCCCGCCGAGCCGTCGCCGTCACACTCGACGCGCTGGAGGACGCCTGGCAGTGGACGGGCGACGACGTCGTCGTGCACGCGCTGCCGCTGTTCCACGTGCACGGCCTGATCCTGGGTGTCCTCGGGCCTCTGCGCCGCGGCGGAAGCCTCCACCACCTGGGGAGGTTCTCCACGCAGGGAGTGGCGGACGCTCTCACCGGGGGCGGCACCATGCTCTTCGGCGTGCCCACGATGTACCACCGGCTGGCCGATGCCCTGGATTCCGAACCCGGGCTCGTTGAGGCGCTCTCCGGCGCGCGGCTGCTCGTCTCCGGCTCCGCTCCGCTGCCGCTGGACGACCACCGGCGCATCACGGCGGCGACGGGCCGCCACGTCATCGAGCGCTACGGGATGACAGAGACGCTGATGAACACCAGCGTGCGCGCCGACGGGGAGCCCCGCCCCGGCACCGTCGGCGTGCCGTTGCGGGATGTCGACCTGCGACTCGTCGATGACGCGGGCAAACGGATCGGCACGGGCGGCGAGGAATCAGCCGAGGGCACGGACGTGGTGGGGGAAGTGCAGGTGCGCGGCCCCAATCTGTTCACCGAATACCTCAACCGCCCGGACGCCACAGCCGGAGTCTTCGACGGCGGCTGGTTCCGCACGGGCGACATGGCCACGCGGGACGCGGACGGCTACGTGCGGCTGGTGGGGCGGAAGGCCACCGACCTCATCAAGAGCGGCGGTTACAAGATCGGTGCGGGCGAGATCGAGAACGTGCTGCTGTCGCATCCGGGGGTCGCGGAGGCCGCCGTCACCGCCGCACCGGACCCGGATCTCGGCGAACACGTCGTCGCCTGGATCGTGCCGGCCGACCCGGCGTCGCCGCCGCCAGCCGAGGAGCTGGCGGATTTCGTCGCCGGGCAGCTCGCCCCGCACAAGAGGCCCCGCAGCGTGCACTTCCGGGATGCCCTGCCCCGCAACGACATGGGCAAGATCCTCAAGCGGGAACTGACCGGCCCGCCGGAGCCGTCCCAGCCCGCTGACTGA